A segment of the Burkholderia sp. PAMC 26561 genome:
CCGACCAGCGCCATGCGGATGGTCTTCGTGGCGAGATCGGCAAAGAGGTGTTCGTAGTTCATCGTGGGGCCTTGTGAGGTGTTGAAGGTAGTGGAATTAAAGTACTGCGCTGTCAGCCGACCACGGCGTTGAGCAGCATGATCATGGCGAGGGCAAGCAGTGACTGAAACGAGACCAGCAGCGTCCAGGTCTTGAGCGTGTCGCCAACACTCAGCCGGAAATACTCTTTGAACAGCCAGAAACCCGAGTCGTTGAGGTGCGACAACATCAGGCCGCCCGAGCTGACTGCAAGCACCAGCAGTTCGAGATTGACGCCGGGTGTCGCGGCCGCGATCGGCGCGACATTCCCGGCCGCTGTCGCGGTCGCGACCGTCGCGGAACCGATCGCTATGCGGATCAGCGCGGCAACACCCCAGCCAAGCAGCAGCGGAGAGACGGACCACTGCGCCGCACCGTGCGCGATGGCATCGCCCACATGGGTTGCGAGCAGCATTTCCTTGAGGCCGCCGCCCGCACCGAGGATCAGGATCACAACGGCACCGGGCGCCACGCTCTCGCCGAGCAGCTTCTGGATCTGAGCCAGCGACAACCCGCTGCGCACACCTAGCGACCAGATGGCAAAAAGCACGGCAATCAGCAACGAGACGATGGGGTCGCCGACCGTTTCCAGCATTTCGCGTGCGAACGTGCCGGTGGGCGCGAAGCCTCGGCCGAAGGTCCGGATCATCATCAGCACGGGCGGCAGCAGGACGGTTGCCAGCACGAGGCCGAACGGAGGGACCGGACGCGCTTCCCTGCTGACGTCCGCAGCGGCGGCGCCGGGGTTGAACATGCCCTCTCCAGGCGTCACGGGCAGAAAGCGCATCGCAAACGCAGTGAAGACCGGCCCGGAGAGAATCGCCATCGGCACCGCGATCACCAGCCCGTAGAAAATCGTGCGGCCGGCGTCGGCATGAAGCGCCGCCAAAGCCAGCGTGGGCGACGGATGCGGTGGCAAGAGCCCGTGCGAGACATACAGGCCGGCGGCCATCGGAATGCCGATCGCGAGCAGCGGGCTCCTGGTGCGGTTGGCTATAGCGTAGACGAGCGGCACGAGCATCACGAAGCTGACATCGAAGAGATGAGGCAGACCGATCAGCAGCGACGCCGCGCAAATTGCCGCTGGAATCCAGCGTTTCGAGCCGAGGCCAATGAACGTATTTGCAATGCGGTCCGCGCCGCCCGACTCGAGCAACAGGCCACCGAGCATGGTGCCGAGCCCCACCACGAGACCGACCGAACTCAATATGGAGCCGAAGCCCTTCTCGAAGGTCCTGATTACAGCCGTCGGC
Coding sequences within it:
- a CDS encoding GntT/GntP/DsdX family permease, which gives rise to MQSMLHPLVAPVITLVLLILLITRVKLHPFLALILASAFLGVSAGLAPTAVIRTFEKGFGSILSSVGLVVGLGTMLGGLLLESGGADRIANTFIGLGSKRWIPAAICAASLLIGLPHLFDVSFVMLVPLVYAIANRTRSPLLAIGIPMAAGLYVSHGLLPPHPSPTLALAALHADAGRTIFYGLVIAVPMAILSGPVFTAFAMRFLPVTPGEGMFNPGAAAADVSREARPVPPFGLVLATVLLPPVLMMIRTFGRGFAPTGTFAREMLETVGDPIVSLLIAVLFAIWSLGVRSGLSLAQIQKLLGESVAPGAVVILILGAGGGLKEMLLATHVGDAIAHGAAQWSVSPLLLGWGVAALIRIAIGSATVATATAAGNVAPIAAATPGVNLELLVLAVSSGGLMLSHLNDSGFWLFKEYFRLSVGDTLKTWTLLVSFQSLLALAMIMLLNAVVG